A stretch of the Aegilops tauschii subsp. strangulata cultivar AL8/78 chromosome 4, Aet v6.0, whole genome shotgun sequence genome encodes the following:
- the LOC109751106 gene encoding ERAD-associated E3 ubiquitin-protein ligase component HRD3 — protein sequence MAGALHRRLLLLAVLTVSALLPRAAAVRPFVLVLSGEDFLKDPSGAHPSLPSADGDSEDWDDFADDSPATDPLLSPSSWIPLLDPTTPSPSGDQPDPPSDALFVAGVRAMISAASSGDEAAFSTASAQIDAAASGGHPGAQSALAFLSGAGMTRPVSRSRAFLLHKFAADAGDLQSKMALAYAYFRQEMYEEAVTLYAELAEAALTSSLISKEPPVIEPVRLHSGTEENKEALRKSRGEDDEDFQITEYQAQRGNAAAMYKLGLLYYYGLRGLRRDYGKSYHWFSKAVEKDEPRAMELMGEIFARGAGVERNYTLAYRWLRLAAQQEQYSAYNGLGYLYVKGYGVEKNLTKAKEYFEIAADHKEHGGYYNLGVLYLKGIGVKRDVMTACNYFLRAVNAGQPKAIYQVAKLFQKGIGLKRNLHMATVLYKSVAERGPWSSMSRWALESYLKGDIGKALLLYSRMADLGYEVAQSNAAWILDRYGDEHICMGESGFCSDMERHLRAHALWWQASEQGNEHAALLIGDAYYYGRGVGRDYERAAEAYMHAQSQSNAQAMFNLGYMHEHGHGLPLDLHLAKRYYDQAVEVDSAAKLPVMLALTSLWIRKNYAGSFMVNFIDSLPEMYPVVEEWVEDVLMDEGNATILTLFACLVTVLYLRERQRRQVVADNPQQPDGAPN from the exons ATGGCCGGCGCACTCCACCGCCGTCTCCTCCTACTCGCCGTCCTCACCGTCTCCGctctcctcccccgcgccgcGGCCGTACGCCCCTTCGTGCTGGTCCTCTCCGGCGAAGACTTCCTCAAGGACCCCTCTGGCGCGCACCCCTCGCTGCCAtccgccgacggcgacagcgagGACTGGGATGACTTCGCGGACGACTCCCCCGCCACCGACCCCCTCCTCTCCCCGTCCTCCTGGATCCCCCTCCTTGACCCCACCACCCCCTCCCCGTCGGGCGATCAGCCGGACCCACCGTCCGATGCGCTCTTCGTCGCGGGCGTCCGCGCCATGATCTCAGCGGCATCCTCGGGGGACGAAGCCGCTTTCTCCACTGCGTCCGCGCAGATCGACGCTGCAGCCTCTGGGGGACACCCCGGCGCACAGTCGGCGCTGGCGTTCCTCTCCGGAGCTGGAATGACGCGCCCGGTGTCCCGCTCGCGCGCGTTCCTGCTGCACAAATTCGCCGCCGACGCAGGAGACCTCCAGTCTAAGATGGCGCTCGCCTACGCCTATTTTCGCCAGGAG ATGTATGAAGAGGCTGTCACACTATATGCCGAACTTGCAGAGGCTGCGCTGACAAGCTCCTTAATCTCGAAGGAGCCACCAGTGATTGAACCAGTTCGGCTGCACAGTGGAACTGAAGAAAACAAGGAGGCCTTGAGGAAGTCCCGTGGTgaggatgatgaagattttcAAATCACAGAGTACCAGGCACAACGAGGCAATGCTGCCGCAATGTACAAATTAGGGCTTCTGTACTACTATGGACTACGAGGACTCAGACGTGATTATGGCAAATCATATCATTGGTTCTCTAAGGCTGTGGAGAAAGACGAGCCACGTGCTATGGAGCTTATGGGGGAGATCTTTGCTAGAGGTGCTGGAGTGGAAAGAAACTACACCCTAGCATACAGGTGGTTGAGACTTGCAGCACAGCAGGAACAGTACTCAGCTTACAATGGACTGGGTTATCTCTATGTGAAAGGCTATGGGGTGGAGAAGAACTTGACAAAA GCAAAGGAATATTTTGAAATTGCAGCTGACCATAAAGAGCATGGGGGTTATTATAACCTTGGTGTTTTATATCTAAAGGGTATAGGTGTAAAGAGGGATGTGATGACAGCATGCAATTATTTTCTTCGTGCAGTAAATGCTGGGCAACCAAAAGCTATTTATCAAGTGGCGAAGTTGTTCCAAAAAGGAATTGGTCTTAAGAGGAACCTCCATATG GCAACAGTTCTGTACAAGTCTGTTGCTGAGAGGGGCCCCTGGAGCTCGATGTCTAGGTGGGCTCTAGAATCTTATTTAAAAGGCGACATAGGGAAGGCATTGCTCTTATATTCTAGAATGGCAGATCTTGGGTATGAGGTCGCGCAAAGCAATGCCGCCTGGATTCTTGATAGATATGGCGATGAACATATTTGCATGGGAGAATCTGGCTTCTGTTCAGATATGGAAAGACATCTCCGTGCACATGCTTTGTGGTGGCAAGCATCTGAGCAGGGTAATGAGCATGCTGCTCTGTTGATTGGCGATGCCTACTACTATGGCCGG GGTGTAGGGAGGGACTATGAGCGCGCAGCAGAGGCATATATGCATGCTCAATCACAGTCTAATGCCCAGGCCATGTTTAACCTTGGGTACATGCATGAGCACGGCCATGGACTTCCCCTTGATCTGCACTTGGCAAAAAGATATTATGATCAGGCTGTGGAGGTGGATTCAGCAGCTAAGCTTCCTGTCATGCTCGCACTAACTAGTCTATGGATAAGGAAAAACTATGCTGGCAGTTTTATG GTTAATTTTATCGACTCGCTGCCGGAGATGTATCCTGTAGTTGAGGAATGGGTGGAAGATGTTCTGATGGATGAAGGGAACGCAACAATATTGACTCTATTTGCTTGCCTTGTAACTGTCCTGTACTTGAGAGAGCGTCAGAGGCGTCAAGTGGTTGCAGACAACCCCCAACAGCCTGACGGTGCACCCAACTAA